In Pleuronectes platessa chromosome 8, fPlePla1.1, whole genome shotgun sequence, the genomic stretch tttaatttaatgtttttgtcttaTGTTTTGATAAAACTTTAGTTCATCTGAATTATTTTGCATGGTTATGGTTTGAGTTTTTCAGCCATCTAAGACTTTTTCGGGAAATATGCAATCATCTTTTTCCATGTTGATTTTCTTCAAAGAGTTATCATACCACTCAGAGTAACTGAATTCTTCTCAGTACTATAAAAAAACCATAGTACTGGTTATGTTACCACCAAATCCTCTTTAGCTTCCTGTAGTTTTACTGTGAATTCTGCCTTAACTTGTTGTTTAGTCTCCCTTGtctcagctgctctctctctttccctcagaCCACATTCTCGATGACGCCCTCCATGGCAACGAGTCCCAGTATGGCTTTCAGTCCCTATCTGAGCCACATGGGCCCAGGCATGGGCTTGATGCCTGAGCTGCTGCCCAGTGCCCCCCTCCTCGTCCCTGGGAGTCCCAGTGGCCTGGCAGCCATGGGCAACGGCACCTCTGCACAAAAACATCTGCGCACGGACAAGCTGGAGGTATGTGGCCTGTGTgcagctgttgtgtttctatGTTTGGCCATAGTATGATAAAAAGTAAATGATGAGCCGTGCTCCCTCTGGACCTTTCCAGGTTTGTCGGGAATTTCAGCGCGGTAACTGCACGCGGGGCGAGGGCGACTGCCGCTACGCTCACCCCCTGGAGGCCGGCATGGTGGACTGCAGCGAGAACTCGGTCATAGTCTGCATGGACTACATCAAGGGCCGCTGCAGCCGAGACAAGTGCAAGTACTTCCACCCGCCTGCTCACCTGCAGGCCAGGATCAAGGCTGCACAGCACCAGGCCAGTCAGAACACAATCACCAACACAGGCTTGGTGAGTCCGTTGTGGCACAGTGACCCGGACAAACACTGGGAACCTATTCTCTTTACACCAACAGCAAATGTTCAACGAGAGGTTGAACGCTTTATCAACAGCTTTTGATAAATGGAAACCTTCAGCATAAAAAACTCAGGTGTAAATAAATACCGTCTCAAATGGTACAAGTCTATATCTGCAGTGAAACACCAGAGGCTTTCCTCCTCCGCACTTGAACATTATTAACTGATGCATTGAAGGATCAGGGTGTTGTAATTTGATAGTGTGTTCTCAGGATTcagttcctcctgcagctgtgctTGAGTGAAGCAAGCTACGAGATTTAAAGTTTGCATTGTGAGCAGCTTTAAGATAATCAGGTCAATCTGATGCAGGAAAACAAGAAGCTACACTACAACACTAAACTAAAATACAAAGTagttaaagaaattaaaaataatttgttcaAGATTTGACTGTTTATGCCGTCAGCTGTTTAAATGCACTAGCCCTGTTCGTTCTGTTCTGTGTGGTCACGAGGCTGTCGGCAAATGTTCCAAATGTCATTATATAATTTAATTGTAGGGGAATAgcagcaaatgtaaaaatgacaTCTCGGTCTAAAGATCTTAAATTCGTTAAACCTTATAAGTTGTACACAAACTAAATAAGTAAGAATTAATCAATAAGCCAATTCAGCATATTCAGGGCACATCGCAACAATTTTTAGCATGGAACTAATAaagcaaaaatgtatatttaaatcgTTCAATAGTTTGATCGAGATGTATATGAAAAAAACTTGTTCCTGCATCAGcatgacatcacttcctcctATTTCATACTGTTTGTTAAAGGTAGTCTTTTACCCCatgtatatgttttatttatatttcttttgtGTGTCAAAGGCCTGGTCTTGTCGTCCACTGCACTGGGCCCATTAGAGAATGAACATTTTGTTATCCCTTTTCCCCCCCTGGCCTGACCTCTGGGCTGTCCTACTTCACTTTACTGCGTCTTAGATGCTGCAGTGTCCTCTTGTGGCGGGAAATAGAAATGATCTGTGTCAGCTGGATGTTGAGTCTAAAGGATACTTGGAGATTCAACTGGATATTAAGCCTGACATCGCACCAGATCATTTCACTTTAGGGGAAGTGTTCAATAAGTGTAAGGGCAAGTTTGGTTGCCCAGGATCCAGTGCTGATTATTaatttcttcctcttgttctccTCGCCCTGCCCAGGCTCTGCCACCGGGGGTCATGCAGCAGCTACCAAAGAGGCAGATTTTAGAGAAGAGCAACGGAACTGCTTCCGCTATCTTCAACCCCAGCATGTTCCACTACCAGCAGGCCCTGGCTAACatgcagctgcagcaacaaGCCTTTATCCCCGCTGGTGAGCCTCCACACACTTCAGCATCCATCCAGTGTGAGCGTATGGAGGAGCTAAACCGTTATGGGCTCCTCATACTTGACTCAAACGTGTCATGAACCAATAAACACACAGGCTTTTGGTGTTAAACAACTGGGAAGTATTATGGGATGCGGGCCgttacagcagcagtggcaacAGTTTGCATGTTTTGTCTGTGAAAGTTTCTTTA encodes the following:
- the mbnl3 gene encoding muscleblind-like protein 3 isoform X4 → MAVSMSMGRDTKWLTLEVCREFQRGTCSRSDAECKFAHPARSCHVENGRVIACFDSLKGRCTRENCKYLHPPPHLKTQLEINGRNNLIQQKAAAAMLAQQMQFMLPGTQLQPITTFSMTPSMATSPSMAFSPYLSHMGPGMGLMPELLPSAPLLVPGSPSGLAAMGNGTSAQKHLRTDKLEVCREFQRGNCTRGEGDCRYAHPLEAGMVDCSENSVIVCMDYIKGRCSRDKCKYFHPPAHLQARIKAAQHQASQNTITNTGLALPPGVMQQLPKRQILEKSNGTASAIFNPSMFHYQQALANMQLQQQAFIPAVPMMHGATTSNVSSASTPVTNVPFAESAASNQ
- the mbnl3 gene encoding muscleblind-like protein 3 isoform X1 is translated as MAVSMSMGRDTKWLTLEVCREFQRGTCSRSDAECKFAHPARSCHVENGRVIACFDSLKGRCTRENCKYLHPPPHLKTQLEINGRNNLIQQKAAAAMLAQQMQFMLPGTQLQPITTFSMTPSMATSPSMAFSPYLSHMGPGMGLMPELLPSAPLLVPGSPSGLAAMGNGTSAQKHLRTDKLEVCREFQRGNCTRGEGDCRYAHPLEAGMVDCSENSVIVCMDYIKGRCSRDKCKYFHPPAHLQARIKAAQHQASQNTITNTGLALPPGVMQQLPKRQILEKSNGTASAIFNPSMFHYQQALANMQLQQQAFIPAGLMKTPAPLAAESRWERREWSSCRQIPSRFLSVPGLSVPMMHGATTSNVSSASTPVTNVPFAESAASNQKTQSF
- the mbnl3 gene encoding muscleblind-like protein 3 isoform X3; amino-acid sequence: MAVSMSMGRDTKWLTLEVCREFQRGTCSRSDAECKFAHPARSCHVENGRVIACFDSLKGRCTRENCKYLHPPPHLKTQLEINGRNNLIQQKAAAAMLAQQMQFMLPGTQLQPITTFSMTPSMATSPSMAFSPYLSHMGPGMGLMPELLPSAPLLVPGSPSGLAAMGNGTSAQKHLRTDKLEVCREFQRGNCTRGEGDCRYAHPLEAGMVDCSENSVIVCMDYIKGRCSRDKCKYFHPPAHLQARIKAAQHQASQNTITNTGLALPPGVMQQLPKRQILEKSNGTASAIFNPSMFHYQQALANMQLQQQAFIPAVPMMHGATTSNVSSASTPVTNVPFAESAASNQKTQSF
- the mbnl3 gene encoding muscleblind-like protein 3 isoform X2, with the translated sequence MAVSMSMGRDTKWLTLEVCREFQRGTCSRSDAECKFAHPARSCHVENGRVIACFDSLKGRCTRENCKYLHPPPHLKTQLEINGRNNLIQQKAAAAMLAQQMQFMLPGTQLQPITTFSMTPSMATSPSMAFSPYLSHMGPGMGLMPELLPSAPLLVPGSPSGLAAMGNGTSAQKHLRTDKLEVCREFQRGNCTRGEGDCRYAHPLEAGMVDCSENSVIVCMDYIKGRCSRDKCKYFHPPAHLQARIKAAQHQASQNTITNTGLALPPGVMQQLPKRQILEKSNGTASAIFNPSMFHYQQALANMQLQQQAFIPAGLMKTPAPLAAESRWERREWSSCRQIPSRFLSVPGLSVPMMHGATTSNVSSASTPVTNVPFAESAASNQ